A genomic window from Nicotiana sylvestris chromosome 11, ASM39365v2, whole genome shotgun sequence includes:
- the LOC138880766 gene encoding uncharacterized protein, translated as MGLKRIQPYASYRVLRQLGRCQTVPQEEDLSAQDRSKGEVAPGYLAWYRRELEQERPAKKLHLQEFVKASREQWDWLDKEHEYRATIGKLEKQVMDLKFEKDLHIAEDEGEKRKLAQENEVLKTEIQEMKIAARSQERSQSDKRLINGLKKKVLEYKEDLEKSKVGLARIQVKWIKKAEEKVRFMQQMKRDYEGNIAILRETISTLKEQIFRQARDARTDRKRYYDLMAQMEKQINEFQDRLLYDAQVPGTRNQQIERLLMERDRIKGRIDDIGHYITIKCLAFEDMSCTTFFASIMIYVHHIMKI; from the exons atggggctcaagagaATTCAGCCCTACGCGTCATATCGAGTTTtaagacaactcgggagatgccaaacagtgccacaggaggaagatcttagtgctcaa GATCGGTCCAAAGGCGAAGTGGcaccaggataccttgcttggtacaggaGAGAACTTGAGCAAGAAAGGCCAGCTAAAAAActccatctccaggagttcgtcaaggcgtcgcgagaacagtgggattggttggatAAAGAACACGAGTACAGGGctacaataggcaagttggagaagcaagttatggatttgaaatttgagaaagatttgcatatcgctgaagatgagggagaaaagagaaaactagctcaggaaaatgaGGTCCTCAAAACTGAaatccaggaaatgaaaatagctgccagAAGCCAGGAGAGAAGCCAGTCTGAtaaaaggctcataaacggtctaaagaagaaagtcctcgagtataaagaagacctggaaaaatctaaagttggtctagcgagaatccaggtgaaatggataaagaaggcagaagagaAAGTACGGtttatgcaacaaatgaagagggactacgaagggaacatcgctatattgagagaaacaatatccactctcaaagagcagatcttcagacaagcccgagatgccagaacaGATAGAAAACGCTACTATGATCTGATGGCCCAAATGGAGAAACAGATAAATGAGTTTCAGGATCGACTCCTTTACGACGCTCAAGTACCggggacgcggaatcaacaaatagagcgattgcttatggaaagggacagaatcaagggaagaatcgatgatatcgggcactacatcaccataaagtgcctagcttttGAGGATATGTCctgtaccaccttctttgcttcaataatgatttatgtccaccacatcatgaagatttga